A portion of the Kiritimatiellia bacterium genome contains these proteins:
- a CDS encoding ATP-binding protein, with protein MKPGSQLIRTIGERCRVCYTCVRDCPAKAIRIAGGQAQVLPERCIGCGNCYRVCSQSAKQVYDSRPDVEALLRSGRRVAAIVAPSFPAEFPELDGAQVAGMIRQLGFSLVCEVAFGADLVAAEYRKLLNEPGDRRWIGTTCPALVAYVEKYLPELVPHLAPIASPMIAEARALRRLYGDDLAIVFIGPCLAKKVEADGDGRPEVDAVLTFIELRSMLEAAGIRPGPNGAGFDPPHPGLGTLFPISRGLLQAARVVEDLLTGDVVAADGRPAFVQALNDFAAGALEARLLEILCCNGCIMGAGMSVETPLFRRRTAVSQYARRRVAETDPARQAEIARRLEGLDLSVRFRAQNLPPSAIPPLELKRILEMMGKLAPEDELNCGACGYPTCREHAAAIYLGLAESEMCLPYTIDRLRESLKELSESNAELASARQALINAEKLASMGQLAAGIAHEINNPLGVILLYAKLLLDELPADSERREDVALIAEQADRCRKIVSGLLNFARRNKVVRQPVDVVRLVDRCRRGVIIPDNVRVYVQHQLDDPIAELDEDQILQVLTNLIVNAVEAMPQGGDLTIATRGTRDEVVIEVRDTGTGIPPANLPKIFEPFFTTKQLGKGTGLGLAVAYGIVKMHRGRIEVVSNADPTRGPTGTTFTVTLPRADREV; from the coding sequence ATGAAGCCCGGCAGCCAGTTGATCCGGACGATCGGCGAGCGGTGCCGCGTGTGCTACACCTGCGTGCGCGACTGCCCGGCGAAGGCGATCCGCATTGCGGGCGGGCAGGCGCAGGTGCTGCCCGAGCGCTGCATCGGCTGCGGCAACTGCTACCGCGTGTGCAGCCAGAGCGCGAAGCAGGTCTACGATTCCCGCCCCGATGTTGAGGCGTTGCTGCGCTCCGGCCGGCGCGTCGCCGCCATTGTGGCGCCGAGTTTTCCGGCCGAGTTTCCGGAGCTCGACGGCGCGCAGGTCGCGGGCATGATCCGGCAGCTGGGGTTTTCGCTGGTTTGCGAGGTGGCGTTTGGCGCGGATCTGGTCGCGGCGGAGTACCGGAAGCTGCTCAACGAGCCGGGCGACCGGCGCTGGATCGGGACGACCTGTCCAGCGCTGGTGGCGTACGTGGAAAAGTATCTGCCGGAACTGGTTCCGCATCTGGCCCCGATCGCCTCGCCGATGATCGCGGAGGCGCGCGCGTTGCGCCGTCTGTACGGGGATGATCTGGCGATCGTGTTCATCGGCCCTTGCCTTGCGAAAAAAGTGGAAGCAGATGGGGACGGCCGGCCGGAGGTGGATGCGGTGCTCACGTTCATTGAGCTGCGCAGCATGCTCGAGGCGGCGGGCATCCGCCCCGGCCCGAACGGCGCGGGGTTCGACCCGCCGCACCCGGGTCTCGGGACGCTGTTCCCGATCAGCCGGGGCCTGCTGCAGGCGGCGCGGGTGGTGGAGGATCTGCTGACCGGCGACGTGGTCGCCGCGGACGGGCGGCCGGCGTTTGTTCAGGCGCTGAACGACTTTGCAGCCGGTGCGCTCGAGGCGCGGCTGCTGGAGATCCTCTGCTGCAATGGCTGCATCATGGGGGCCGGCATGAGCGTGGAGACGCCGCTGTTCCGGCGCCGTACGGCGGTGAGCCAGTACGCGCGGCGTCGGGTCGCGGAAACGGATCCGGCGCGCCAGGCGGAAATTGCGCGCCGACTTGAGGGGCTGGACCTCAGCGTCCGCTTCCGCGCGCAGAATCTCCCCCCCTCGGCGATTCCGCCGCTGGAGCTCAAGCGGATCCTCGAGATGATGGGGAAGCTGGCGCCGGAGGATGAGCTGAACTGTGGCGCGTGCGGGTATCCGACCTGCCGTGAACACGCCGCCGCGATTTATCTGGGACTGGCGGAAAGCGAAATGTGCCTGCCCTATACCATTGACCGACTGCGCGAGTCGCTGAAGGAGCTGTCCGAGTCGAACGCGGAGCTGGCCAGCGCGCGGCAGGCGCTGATCAACGCGGAGAAGCTCGCCAGCATGGGGCAGCTGGCGGCCGGCATCGCACACGAGATCAACAACCCGCTGGGGGTGATCCTGCTTTACGCGAAACTGCTGCTCGACGAATTGCCAGCGGACAGCGAGCGCCGGGAGGATGTTGCGCTGATTGCGGAACAGGCGGACCGGTGCCGGAAAATCGTCTCCGGGCTGTTGAACTTCGCGCGTCGGAACAAGGTGGTGCGGCAGCCGGTGGACGTGGTGCGGCTGGTGGACCGCTGCCGGCGGGGCGTCATCATCCCGGACAACGTGCGCGTCTATGTGCAGCACCAACTCGATGATCCGATCGCGGAGCTGGACGAGGACCAGATTCTGCAGGTGCTGACCAACCTGATCGTGAACGCGGTGGAAGCGATGCCGCAAGGCGGCGATCTGACGATCGCGACGCGCGGCACGCGCGACGAGGTCGTGATCGAGGTTCGCGACACCGGTACCGGCATTCCGCCCGCGAATCTGCCGAAGATTTTCGAGCCATTCTTCACCACGAAGCAGCTCGGCAAGGGGACCGGCCTCGGCTTGGCGGTCGCGTATGGGATCGTCAAAATGCACCGGGGTCGGATCGAGGTGGTTTCGAACGCTGACCCGACCCGCGGTCCGACCGGCACCACGTTCACCGTGACGCTGCCGCGCGCGGATCGGGAGGTCTGA
- a CDS encoding hybrid sensor histidine kinase/response regulator → MDTLRVLVVDDEPGMCLGAQRVLRRHMVRLPDLGLEAGFETDTAGTMAAARELLGRSRYDLVILDYKLPDGSGLDLLREIRAMRLDLLVIMITAFASLEVAVSATRNGAFDFLSKPFGPEELESVVTKAARALVIERRARRLEEERRKTRLQFLSVLAHELKAPIGAVEGILKLLEQRVLGNDLSAYDAQIRRALARLEGMRKLIFDLLDLTRIEAGERRRDLQPVDVAEVARAAIETVATEAAARRITVVLRADGPVTMTADRGELEIILNNLLTNAVKYNRDGGRVEVRLSRRDGGVAIEVEDTGIGMTAAEAARLFQEFSRIRNEKTRHISGSGLGLSTVKKLAQLYQGDVTVRSEPDVGSTFTVTLADAVLPATAREPAA, encoded by the coding sequence ATGGACACGCTCCGGGTGTTGGTGGTGGATGACGAGCCGGGCATGTGCCTGGGGGCTCAGCGGGTGCTGCGCCGGCACATGGTGCGGCTGCCGGATCTGGGGCTTGAGGCGGGGTTCGAGACGGACACCGCCGGCACGATGGCGGCGGCGCGCGAGCTGCTCGGCCGCTCGCGTTACGATCTGGTGATCCTCGACTACAAACTGCCCGACGGCTCGGGACTCGATCTGCTGCGCGAGATCCGCGCGATGCGGCTGGATCTGCTGGTGATCATGATCACCGCGTTTGCGTCCCTCGAGGTGGCGGTGAGCGCGACGCGCAACGGCGCGTTCGACTTTCTCTCGAAACCCTTCGGGCCGGAGGAGCTCGAGAGCGTTGTCACGAAGGCGGCGCGCGCGCTGGTGATCGAACGGCGGGCGCGCCGGCTCGAGGAGGAACGGCGAAAGACTCGGCTGCAGTTCCTTTCGGTGCTCGCGCACGAACTCAAGGCGCCGATCGGCGCGGTCGAGGGCATTCTGAAGCTGCTGGAGCAGCGCGTGCTCGGCAACGACCTCTCCGCGTATGACGCGCAGATCCGGCGAGCGCTGGCGCGGCTGGAGGGGATGCGAAAGCTGATCTTTGACCTGCTGGACCTCACGCGCATCGAGGCGGGCGAACGCCGGCGGGACCTGCAGCCGGTGGATGTCGCGGAGGTCGCGCGGGCCGCAATCGAGACAGTTGCGACGGAGGCTGCGGCGCGCCGGATCACGGTGGTTCTGCGCGCGGACGGACCGGTGACGATGACCGCCGACCGCGGCGAACTGGAAATCATTCTGAACAACCTGCTCACGAACGCGGTGAAATACAATCGGGATGGCGGACGCGTCGAGGTGCGCCTGAGCCGGCGCGACGGCGGGGTCGCGATCGAGGTGGAGGATACCGGCATTGGCATGACCGCGGCGGAGGCCGCCCGGCTGTTCCAGGAGTTCTCCCGCATCCGGAACGAAAAGACCCGGCACATCTCCGGCAGCGGGCTCGGTCTCTCGACGGTAAAAAAACTCGCGCAGCTGTATCAGGGGGACGTCACGGTGCGAAGCGAGCCAGACGTTGGCTCGACATTCACGGTGACGCTCGCAGACGCGGTGCTTCCGGCAACGGCGCGCGAGCCAGCGGCGTAG